Within the Thermococcus sp. CX2 genome, the region ATCTCGATGATTTCCTCGAACTCTTGAAGCTTCTCTGGCTCGTCAGTTTTGATTATCAGAGCAACGACGTTGTGGGCCCTCTGGAGTTCCGGATTGAGTTTAATCGTGTAACGCTGAATAATTCCTTCTTTCTCAAGTTTTTCCAGCCTCGTTTTAACAGTTGGCCTGCTGACGCTGAGTCTCTCCGCGAGTTCGGAAATGCTCAATCTCGAGTTGTCCATGAGGAGGTATATCAGCTTCAAATCCAGTTCATCCAGCTTTGTCATGGTAAACACCTGTGGGTTATTTGTTTCAAAATATAAAAATTCTTCGGTTAGTGTTTACACTTTGGTAGAAATAATGCCCTTAAGGTGTGCTGTTGAGTAAATATCGGTGGTGGTTATGAAGCTCACGCTTAAAGTCAACGGCATGACCTGTGCCATGTGCGTAAAAACCATAGAAACGGCCCTAAAAGAGCTTGATGGCGTTAAAGACGCCAGAGCCAATTTAGGCTCTGAGAGTGTTTACGTGGACTTCGACGAGTCAAGGGTCAGCCTGAATCAGATTATAAAGACGATTGAAGAGCTCGGTTACCAGGTGGTCAGGGAAAAGAGAGACGCAATAATAAAAATCGGTGGAATGACCTGTGCAATGTGTGTTAAAACCATTGAAGTAGCTCTTAAAGAGCTCCCAGGGGTTTTAGATGCCCAGGTCAATTTGGCAACTGAAAAGGCTAAGGTAAGCTATGATCCAAGTTTAGTAAGCATGGAAGACATTAAGAGGGCAATTGAAGAGGTTGGCTACCAATTCTTGGGAGTTGAAGGTGAGGAAAGCTATGACGTAGAAAAAGAGGTTCGAGAGAAGCACATAAGGGAAATGAAGAAAAAACTTGCAGTTGCTTGGGGAATAGGAATACCTCTCTTCGCCTCAGCGCAGCTTCACAGGTTTGGAATTGAAATTCCCAACCTAATTTACATTCAATTCCTGCTGGCAACTCTGGCAATAATCTACGCTGGAAGGGATATCTTTGGAAAGGCTCTCAATTCATTGAAGCACAAAAGCTTAAACATGGAAGTCATGTACTCCATGGGAATTGGTTCTGCTTATTTTGCAAGCGTTTTAGCTACAATAGGAATTATTCCGAGGGAGTTCAACTTTTATGAGGCAAGCGTTTTGCTGATGGCCTTCCTCCTGCTTGGACGCTACTTGGAGACCTTGGCCAAAGGAAGAACGAGTGAGGCAATTAAAAAGCTCATGGGGCTTCAAGCTAAAAAGGCAACCGTAATTAGGGATGGAAAAGAGATTGAAGTTCCAATAAGCGAAGTTAAAGTCGGCGATATTGTCATAGTCAAGCCTGGAGAGAGGATCCCAGTCGATGGAATTGTAATTGAGGGAGAAAGCTACGTTGACGAATCGATGATTACCGGAGAACCAATTCCAAATTTAAAGAAGAAGGGCGACGAGGTTATCGGCGGAACGATTAACAAGAACTCCGTGCTTAAAATCGAGGCAAAGAGGGTCGGAAGAGACACCGTTCTGGCACAAATAATTAGGCTCGTTGAGGAGGCACAAAATACAAGACCACCGATTCAGAGATTAGCGGACAAAGTCGTTACATACTTCATTCCAACCGTTTTGACAATAGCACTAATCTCCTTTGGATACTGGTACTTCATAGCTGGCCAGCCCCTGCTCTTCGCCTTCACAACACTGCTCAGCGTTTTGGTGATTGCCTGCCCATGTGCCTTTGGCTTGGCAACTCCAACGGCTTTAACAGTTGGAATGGGCAAAGGTGCTGAAATGGGCATTTTAATTAAGAACGGTGAAGTACTGGAAATAGCGAGGAAAGCCACGATAGTTCTCTTCGATAAGACGGGGACGCTAACAAAAGGGACGCCTGAAGTTACGGATGTAGTGACTTTTGGCATTGATGAGAAAGAGCTTTTGAGCTTAGTAGCTTCAGCTGAAAAGCGCTCAGAGCATCCACTAGGAGAAGCCATAGTTAGGAAAGCTCAAGAGCTCGGATTAGAGGTTAAAGAGTCTCAAAGCTTTGAGGCAATAACCGGCAAGGGAGTAAAGGCAGTAGTGGATGGAAAGGAAATCTTGGCCGGAAATAGAAAGCTGTTCAAAGAGAATGGCTATTCAATAGAAGGAGAGGTCGAAAAAGCCCTCCTCCGGCTTGAAGATGAGGCTAAAACGGCCATAATAGTGGCAATTGACGGAAAAATAGTGGGAGTTATTGGAATAGCGGACACAATCAAAGAAGGTGCGAGAGAAGCGATAGAAGAGCTTCACAAAATGGGCAAGAAAGTTGGAATGATTACCGGCGACAATAGAAGAACCGCAGAAGCGATAGCTAGACAGCTCAACATAGATTACGTTTTAGCAGAAGTTTTGCCCCAGGATAAAGCAAATGAAGTGAAGAAGCTTCAGGAGAAGGGAGAAGTAGTCATTTTTGTCGGAGATGGAATAAACGACGCTCCCGCTTTGGCTCAAGCTGACATAGGCATAGCGGTAAGCTCTGGAACCGACATAGCAATGGAGAGCGGAGACATCGTCTTGATTAAAAACGACTTAAGAGATGTGGTTAGGGCAATAAAGCTCAGCCAAAAGACGCTCTCAAAGATTAAGCAGAACATCTTCTGGGCGATGTTCTACAACACCATCCTAATACCCTTCGCCGCTGGACTGGCCTATGTGCTCTTTGGAATCACCTTCAGACCAGAATGGGCTGCTGGAGCTATGTCATTGAGCAGCGTAAGTGTCGTTACAAACTCCTTGCTTTTGAAAAAAGCTAAGATTTGAGGTGGTTAAGATGATCAGGGAGTTTGATGGTGACTTTGGAAAAGTTAAAAGGGCCAAATATGCCCTCCTTTGGTTTTCTTCTCCTGGCTGTCCACCATGCAGGATGATTGAACCGTTTATGCACGAGCTGAGCGAGGAGTATAGGGAAGTGGAGTTCTGGGAGGTTGACGTGGAGAAGCATCTTCCACTTGCGGAGAAGTTCGACGTCATGAACGTACCTACGCTGATTTATCTCAAAGAAGGAAATGAAATCACGAGGCAGAACCTGGTGAGGAAGAAGGAAGAGGTCGAGGAGAAGCTAATGATGCTTCTGGGTTCTGACTCCTGAAGTTTCTGGGCTTTGCTTTTTATCTTGTTCCCTTTGATTGCGTATGAAACTAATAAAGGTCGAGATTCTTCACGACCACCACCGACTTAGATTTGGATAGGCTCTATTTTAGAAACCCGATGAACGAACGTTTCGGGGGTTTCATTCTGGAGTTAGCAGGTCTGGTGGATTGAAATGTCAGAGCCACCGGAACAGGTTAGCAGACGTCAGGTTTAAGTTTCTTCAGGCCTTTTTAACTACCGGAGAACAATTCGGATGTGGTGGCAATGAAAAAGAACGAATGGGAAGAGTTTTTTGATAGGGAGGCAAGTCATTACCTGGAAGAGCCGTTTACTAAACACACAAAAGAGGAAGTGGAGTTTTTATTGAATGAGTTTCAGCTGCCAGAAGGAGCCAAGATACTGGACGTTGGCTGCGGTGTCGGAAGGCACTCAATAGAGCTTGCAAAAAGAGGCTACAAAGTTACAGGAATTGACATATCCCAGGGAATGCTTGAAGAAGCAAGAAAACGAGCTCAAAAAGAAGGTGTTGAAGTGGAGTTCATAAAAGCAGACGCCACGAAGTTTAAGCGTGAGGAGGAATTTGACGCTGCCATATGCCTCTGCGAAGGTGCTTTTTCGTTAATCGGTTCAAGTGACGACCCAATAGAGCACGACTTGGCGATACTCAAGAACATTTATGAATCCCTAAAGCCCGGCGGGAAATTTATTTTGACTGCCCTAAGTGCCCTTTCAAGAGTCAAAGGAGCATCAAACGAGGACATAGCCAAAGGAACTTTCGACCCAAACACCATGACGTTCTTTGAAGAAATTGAGGCACCCGATGGCACAAAAGTCCCGATTAGAGAGCGTGTCTACGTCCCCACAGAGCTTTACTTAATGTTCAAAATGGTTGGGTTTGAAGTAAAAGCCATCTGGGGAGGCACTGCTGGAAGGTGGGGAAAGAGGAAGGTGGATTTCGACGACATTGAGATAATGGTTATAGGTGAAAAGCCCAGAAGGGAGGGGTAAAATTCGGAGCTCACATTTTCTTTTTAATGAAAGAGCGCATCACGCCCGCGTATAGGGCGGGGGTCAAGGTTAAGTAGTTTTCCACCGTAATCACTCCGGTGGGAGCATGCCTGTTATCGAGGTTGAAAACGTTAGGAAATACTACGGTGAAGTGAGGGGCGTTGAAAACTTGAGCTTCTCCGTTGAGGAAGGGGAAATCTACGGCTTTTTGGGCCCCAACGGGGCAGGAAAGACGACAACAGTTAAAATCTTGGTCAAGATAATCAAGGACTACGAAGGCGAGGTTAGAGTCTTTGGAAAAGACTTGAGAGAGTGGGGCAAGGACTACTACCAGAAAATAGGCGTCTCCTTTGAGTTTCCCGCAATTTACTCGAAGCTCACGGCCCTTGAAAACCTTGAGTTCTTTGCCTCCTTCTACAAGAAGCACCTTGACCCCATGGATGTGCTCAAAATGGTGGGCCTTGACAAGGAAGCAGACCAGTTGGTTGGGAACCTTTCCAAGGGTATGAAGAAGAAGCTCGACCTCGCGAGGGCCTTCCTCCCTGATCCGGAGATACTCTTCCTCGATGAGCCTTTAGAGGGTCTCGACCCTGGAAGCGCAAGGAAGATTAAGGACATGCTCCTTGAGATGAGGGAGAACGGAAAGACGATTTTTCTAACGACACACAACATGTACGTGGCGGACGAGCTCTGCGACAGGGTGGCCTTCATAGTGGACGGTGCTGTGAGGCTCGTGGACAGCCCGAAGGAGCTCAAGGTCAAGATGGGTAAGAGGGTTGTGAAGGTTGAATATGCCGCCAGTGGCAACGTTGAGGTTAGGGAATTCCCGCTAGAAGGCTTGGGTCAGAACGAGGAGTTCCTCGAAATCCTCCGGAACCACGAGGTAAGAAGGATAAACACGGAGGAGCCTACGCTCGAGGAGATATTCCTAAAGGTGACGGGGAGGAGGCTCGTATGAGCTTTGCCCAGCTTATGAAGGTCGAGTTCAAGGTGGGCATAAGGAACTACACCTACCACATCTACTTCCTCGTGGCCCTTGCTTACGGCGTTGTGCTGAGGGCCTTCCCGGCGGAGTACGTCCCGACGATGGCACCGCTTTTCATATTTATCGAGCCAGGTATGCTCGGCTTTATGTTCATTGGAACCTCGATATTCTCCGACAAGAAGGACGGCACTATTGGAGCGCTCTCCGTGACGCCGATGGAGTGGCGCGACTATTACCTCTCCAAAACGATCATCATGGCTTTACTAGCTCTTATCGGGGCGCTAGTGATAGTGGTCGTCGGTGCTGGCTTCAACGTCCAAATCGCCTACGTGCTCATCGGAACTCTGCTGGTCTCGGTGGTCTACACCCTCCTCGGCATAGCGATAGCTGCAAAATACAGGGATCTGGACGACTACTTCGTGCCCCTGCTGGCCGTCATGGTGCTTTCTTTCCTGCCCTTTGCGGCATACCACGGGCTCATAAGCGGCCCATGGGGGAAGGTGCTCTACATTATACCGAGCTATCCGGGACTCTACTTCTTCCACGCGGGCTTCGAGGAGATAGCGAGGGAAACACTGATGTGGTCGGGCATTGCCCTTGTAATCTGGGGCATCGTAGCATACAACCTCGCTAAAATCCGCTTTTACAAATACGCCGTGGAGGGATTGAGATGAGTTTTGTGAAGAAGTTCCTCGCCATTTACAGGATTGACTGGAAGATGCTGAAAAGGGACCCGATGCTCGTTTACAGCATCGTCATTACCCTAATCCTCCTTTTCGTCGTCCGCTACTTCAAGGACCGGCTGGGGGTTCTCTATCCGCCCGCAGCAATCTTTTGCATCATCTTCATTCCCCTCATCTTCGGCATGATTCCCGGCTTCATGATGGCCAACGAAAAGGAAGAGAAAACTATAGCGGCCCTTCAGGTGATTCCGATATCGAGTGAGGCCTTCTTAACGTACAGACTCCTCTGGGCATCTGCTGTAACGGTAATCCTCACGGGCCTAGCGCCGAAAATTCTTGACATAATGGTTCCATGGAAAGGCCTCCTGGCGCTCATGGCACTTTTCATCATTGAAGTGTGGACCTACGCGCTGTTGATAACTGACTTCTCGAAGACTAGGATGCAGGCTTTGACAGTTTCAAAAGTCGCCGGCTGGCTGCTCATTCTTCCACCGGCCATAAAGTTCATCGTGATCGCTAGGAACATGTCAACTGATTGGAGCAAGTTCACGGCCTTTCTTCCGACCTACTGGGTTTACAGGCTCTTCGAGGGGATTCCTTTCAACGACTACGGCGATTTCTGGCCGGGGCTGGTGGTCCATCTGATGTGGCTGGTGCCTCTGGTCTGGCTGTTCAGGAGAAGGGTTCTTTGACTTTGTTTCTCATTAATCTGCTCCACCCAGTCAGATGCGATGTAAAATGAACGTACTTCACGGTCTTATCCTTCGGGTACATACTGGAGAAGCTTATCTGGACAGCTAAAGAAAGGAGGGGAATAATCCCACCAAGGCACTGTTGTCATTCCTCAGCAAAATGGCTACCCCTTTTCTTTTTTATCCCTCATAAGCTCTTTGATGAGCTCTTGAAATTCTTGTTCAGCCTTTATCTTCCTATAGAACTCGTACTCCTTTAACACAAAATTATAGTGATCGCGTTCATCATTTGCGAGCTCTAGGAATATCTGTTTATATTCTGGAATTCCTATGTTCTTTTCCAAATACAGATATACTTCTTCTGCCAATTTCTCATATTCCATGGCGATTTCGAGAATATCAAGATACTCCCTCGCTGTTTTTAGCTTGAACTCCCTTTCTTTGAATATTTCAGTCCAACTCTCAAAGGGGACATCTTTTGGCTCTTCGCCGGGATATAACGTTTTAAAAATCTCTGTTACTTTTTGCTCATGGGATTTTTCTGTCTCAATAAACTCCTTAAATCTCTCTTTGTAATAATCGCTGGGAATATTTTCATAGAGAAAAGTGTAAAGGCTTGTTGAGTCCCCTTCGCCTTTAACAACATAACTCAGAACATCCCTTAGGGGCATTTTGGTAATCTGCTTCAGAATCTCCCTCACCTTTTCTTCGATTTCTGCTTTTTTCATGAAAACCTCTAATGGACTTTCCATAATTGCTCCCCTCTTTGTAATTTTCTTCATGTTTTTTAAACTTTTTTTGCTGCTTTTATTTTTGGATTTTTAGGAAACTTCCAAAAAATTAAACAAATGAAACACTTTGACATCCCACCATTACCTTTAGCCTTTTTGCAGCCATAGGGAGTATTGGCGTGAGCAATGGGAAACCAGGAAGTTACTCGATCTCCCATGGAAGGATAGAAAAGAGGTGAAGCTAAAAGCCTCACTCAAGCTTCTTGTGGCAGAACCACCAGTCGTAGCACTCGATCTCGCCCTTGGCCTTGGCCTCCTCGCGGGCCTTCTTCTCTTCGATGGTGGCAGCCGGCGGGATGATGACATTGTCACCGATAAGCTCGTTGTTCGGCCACTTGTGCGGCAGAGCAACGCCGTGCTCGTCGCTGGTCTTGAGGGCCTTGACGAGCCTGAGTATCTCATCCCAGTCCCTGCCGACCTCGGCCGGGTAGTAAACTATCGCCCTGATGACGCCCTTGTCGTCAACGACGAAGACGGCCCTCGCGGTTATGGTGGAGCCGCTTGGGATCATGCCGAGCTTGTCGGCGAGCTCACCGCGGTCGTCGGCTATGACGGGGAAGTCGATCTCAACGCCGAGGTTGTCCTTAATCCACTCCATCCACTTGATGTGGCTGAAGACCTGATCAACGCTCAGTCCAATTGGCTCGACGCCGAGCTTCCTGAACTCCTCGGCCCTCTTCTGCATGGCGTAGAACTCGGTGGTACAGACTGGGGTGAAGTCGGCAGGGTGGCTGAAGAGTACGAACCACTTGCCCTTCTCGGCGAAGTAGTCCGGGAGCTTTATTACTCCGTGGGTGGTCTTAACTTCGACCTCTGGGAACTTTTCTCCTATGACGACCATCTTTCATCACCTCTTACTTTTTGTGTGTTTTTTTCACTATAAACCTGCTTGGTTCGATTATATAAATCTTTCGGTTCGGCTAACGGCATAAAGTTTGGCGAATATCCAATCTGCTTAATAAGCCCTGAGTTGTTCGTGCAAAGAATGTTCTTCATTTACCGTCATTTTGTGATTAAAATATCGGCAGGGGTTGTCAGAAAGAGAAAATCTTGGCCGAGATTTCGCCTCAAACTTTTCTCACATCAACCCAAGTTGAATGATATGCAGAACCGTTACCGTATTTTTCGACGGTTTTATCACTCGTCAGGAAATTCACGTTCCAGCCGAGCAACGATGGCCAGAAGGCCTTGTAGAGCAGGACGACGCCTTTAGGAACGTCATCGCTAAGTTTCACAGTCGTTTTAATCCCCCCATTGTCGTTGAAAACCTCCACGGTGTCTCCGTCGCAGATTCCTCTCTCCTCGGCATCCTCCGGGTTCATATAAAGGTTCGGATCTATTATCCCGTAGGTGTTGTGGTACTGGCTCGTTATCGTCATCCTGTGCGTTGGACTGAGCAGGCGGAGCGGGTAGTTGCCCTGTGGGGGCTTGTATTCCGGAAACGGTGATAGACCGCGCCCAACGGCCCTCTGGGAGTAGAACTCTATCTTTCCGCTTGGTGTTTCCCACTTCCTCGGCTTTTCTGGAACCTTTACGAAACCCTTAGCCTTCAGCTCCTCCCAGCTTAGGCCGTTGGCTTCGAGGACCTTCCTTATTACTTCCTCGTCGCTCTCGTAGAGGTATGGATTTTCTATGCCAAGGGCCTTGGCCAAAAGCCTCGTTACCTCGCTGTTGCTCTTTCCGTAAAGCTTTGCTACTGGCTCGTTCAAAGCTACGTGGCGATGGTAGTATGAATCGGCTATGTCAAGGCGCTCGAAGAACGTGTTCGCCGGCAAAACGACATCGGAAAAGAGTGCCGTGTCGGTCAGGAATATGTCGTGGGTAACCATGAAGACGTCGTTCTCAATCAGAGCCTTTCTAAGTCTGTTCTGATTGGGCAAACTCGCCAGGGGGTTGGAGTTGTAGACGTAGAGGAACTTTATTTCACCGCGCTCTATGTACTCGGCCAGCTTCATCTGGGGAATCCTCTTAATGGGTTTGGTCCTAAGAAACGCTCCTTCGGCGTAGCTCTTGTCTATTGTCTTCATGTCGTAGATGAAGCCAAGGCGGTGGCCAACTAAGGCAGGGAGAATCGCTATCGCCCTTACCGCTTCGCCTCCGCTTAAGGAGCGCTGGAAGCCGTAGCCGATGTGTATAACACCCCTCTTCTCGGCGAAGCCGAAGGCGAACTCCTCGATTTCTTCGCGGCTCAAACCCGTCTCGCGCTCGACGAGGTCAAGGTTCAATTTAGTTACATAATTCTTGAATTCTTCAAAACCGTAGACGTTCTCCCTCACGAAGTCTTCATCGTGGAGCTCGTTCTCGATTATGAGCCTCGCCACGGCCAGGGCAAAGAGAACGTCCGTGTCTGGCCGTATCTGGAAGAACTTCTCGCTCCTCTTGGCAGTTTCTGTCCTTATTACATCGACAGTCCAGATTTCAAGGTCGTAACGCTTCGCCAGCAGGAATCCGTGGAGGTTCGTCCAGAAGGCGTTGATGCCCCAGTAGACGAGCAGCCTCTGGTTTTTAAGCTCCTCGGGATCCATTCCAACTGCAGTACCATAGACGTCCCTCAAAGCTTCCTGGCCGGCCCTGTCGCAGATTCCATAGTCGAGCATCGCAGTGTTGAGATAGTGGAAGAGCCTGAGCGGGAAGGCGTAGTTCACGACCCCTCTATCACCGGCGTACTGATAAACCAGAACGCTCTCGCTTCCGTGCTTCTCGATAGTTTCCCTGAGCTTCTCGGCAACGAGGTTTATCGCTTCCTCCCAGCTGGTTCTCCTGAAGTTTCCGCTTCCCCTTTCTCCAGTCCGGACGAGAGGCTCTCTAAGTCTCTCCTTAGAATGGAACCACCTCGGCAGAAGTGCACCCTTGGGGCAGAGGAAGCCGGCCGTTACGGGATGCTCGGGGTTTCCTTTAACAACTAGGCGGCCGCTTTTGAACTCGCTCACTATTGAGCAAGTATCGTAGCAATCCCGCATGCACACCGAGAACGTCATGTCCCATCACGGAGCTATCTTGATTTTCTCAGCCGCGTCGCGTTCGAGGAGTACTTTGGCTATGGCCTTTGGCAGTGTCACCAGGTCCCCGGCTTTAAACGGTCCATACTCTCTAAGCTCCGGATCCAGAACCTTGGGAATATCAATCTTGACGAGATATGCTTCTCTGATCTCCCGCCTTGGCAGGGGTTCCTCCTCGGGGACCTCTTCCACCTTTTCAACGCCTTCGGTCGGCACCTCGACGGGTATCTCCTCGCGCTCGATGAACGCCCGCAGGATGGTGAAAATCCTCTTCTCCTCGGCGGTCATTCCGTAGGGTAAGCCTTC harbors:
- a CDS encoding ferritin family protein; the encoded protein is MKKITKRGAIMESPLEVFMKKAEIEEKVREILKQITKMPLRDVLSYVVKGEGDSTSLYTFLYENIPSDYYKERFKEFIETEKSHEQKVTEIFKTLYPGEEPKDVPFESWTEIFKEREFKLKTAREYLDILEIAMEYEKLAEEVYLYLEKNIGIPEYKQIFLELANDERDHYNFVLKEYEFYRKIKAEQEFQELIKELMRDKKEKG
- a CDS encoding thioredoxin family protein codes for the protein MIREFDGDFGKVKRAKYALLWFSSPGCPPCRMIEPFMHELSEEYREVEFWEVDVEKHLPLAEKFDVMNVPTLIYLKEGNEITRQNLVRKKEEVEEKLMMLLGSDS
- a CDS encoding class I SAM-dependent methyltransferase; translation: MKKNEWEEFFDREASHYLEEPFTKHTKEEVEFLLNEFQLPEGAKILDVGCGVGRHSIELAKRGYKVTGIDISQGMLEEARKRAQKEGVEVEFIKADATKFKREEEFDAAICLCEGAFSLIGSSDDPIEHDLAILKNIYESLKPGGKFILTALSALSRVKGASNEDIAKGTFDPNTMTFFEEIEAPDGTKVPIRERVYVPTELYLMFKMVGFEVKAIWGGTAGRWGKRKVDFDDIEIMVIGEKPRREG
- a CDS encoding ABC transporter permease, which gives rise to MSFAQLMKVEFKVGIRNYTYHIYFLVALAYGVVLRAFPAEYVPTMAPLFIFIEPGMLGFMFIGTSIFSDKKDGTIGALSVTPMEWRDYYLSKTIIMALLALIGALVIVVVGAGFNVQIAYVLIGTLLVSVVYTLLGIAIAAKYRDLDDYFVPLLAVMVLSFLPFAAYHGLISGPWGKVLYIIPSYPGLYFFHAGFEEIARETLMWSGIALVIWGIVAYNLAKIRFYKYAVEGLR
- a CDS encoding ABC transporter permease; translation: MSFVKKFLAIYRIDWKMLKRDPMLVYSIVITLILLFVVRYFKDRLGVLYPPAAIFCIIFIPLIFGMIPGFMMANEKEEKTIAALQVIPISSEAFLTYRLLWASAVTVILTGLAPKILDIMVPWKGLLALMALFIIEVWTYALLITDFSKTRMQALTVSKVAGWLLILPPAIKFIVIARNMSTDWSKFTAFLPTYWVYRLFEGIPFNDYGDFWPGLVVHLMWLVPLVWLFRRRVL
- a CDS encoding molybdopterin-dependent oxidoreductase produces the protein MTFSVCMRDCYDTCSIVSEFKSGRLVVKGNPEHPVTAGFLCPKGALLPRWFHSKERLREPLVRTGERGSGNFRRTSWEEAINLVAEKLRETIEKHGSESVLVYQYAGDRGVVNYAFPLRLFHYLNTAMLDYGICDRAGQEALRDVYGTAVGMDPEELKNQRLLVYWGINAFWTNLHGFLLAKRYDLEIWTVDVIRTETAKRSEKFFQIRPDTDVLFALAVARLIIENELHDEDFVRENVYGFEEFKNYVTKLNLDLVERETGLSREEIEEFAFGFAEKRGVIHIGYGFQRSLSGGEAVRAIAILPALVGHRLGFIYDMKTIDKSYAEGAFLRTKPIKRIPQMKLAEYIERGEIKFLYVYNSNPLASLPNQNRLRKALIENDVFMVTHDIFLTDTALFSDVVLPANTFFERLDIADSYYHRHVALNEPVAKLYGKSNSEVTRLLAKALGIENPYLYESDEEVIRKVLEANGLSWEELKAKGFVKVPEKPRKWETPSGKIEFYSQRAVGRGLSPFPEYKPPQGNYPLRLLSPTHRMTITSQYHNTYGIIDPNLYMNPEDAEERGICDGDTVEVFNDNGGIKTTVKLSDDVPKGVVLLYKAFWPSLLGWNVNFLTSDKTVEKYGNGSAYHSTWVDVRKV
- a CDS encoding peroxiredoxin; translated protein: MVVIGEKFPEVEVKTTHGVIKLPDYFAEKGKWFVLFSHPADFTPVCTTEFYAMQKRAEEFRKLGVEPIGLSVDQVFSHIKWMEWIKDNLGVEIDFPVIADDRGELADKLGMIPSGSTITARAVFVVDDKGVIRAIVYYPAEVGRDWDEILRLVKALKTSDEHGVALPHKWPNNELIGDNVIIPPAATIEEKKAREEAKAKGEIECYDWWFCHKKLE
- a CDS encoding heavy metal translocating P-type ATPase, encoding MKLTLKVNGMTCAMCVKTIETALKELDGVKDARANLGSESVYVDFDESRVSLNQIIKTIEELGYQVVREKRDAIIKIGGMTCAMCVKTIEVALKELPGVLDAQVNLATEKAKVSYDPSLVSMEDIKRAIEEVGYQFLGVEGEESYDVEKEVREKHIREMKKKLAVAWGIGIPLFASAQLHRFGIEIPNLIYIQFLLATLAIIYAGRDIFGKALNSLKHKSLNMEVMYSMGIGSAYFASVLATIGIIPREFNFYEASVLLMAFLLLGRYLETLAKGRTSEAIKKLMGLQAKKATVIRDGKEIEVPISEVKVGDIVIVKPGERIPVDGIVIEGESYVDESMITGEPIPNLKKKGDEVIGGTINKNSVLKIEAKRVGRDTVLAQIIRLVEEAQNTRPPIQRLADKVVTYFIPTVLTIALISFGYWYFIAGQPLLFAFTTLLSVLVIACPCAFGLATPTALTVGMGKGAEMGILIKNGEVLEIARKATIVLFDKTGTLTKGTPEVTDVVTFGIDEKELLSLVASAEKRSEHPLGEAIVRKAQELGLEVKESQSFEAITGKGVKAVVDGKEILAGNRKLFKENGYSIEGEVEKALLRLEDEAKTAIIVAIDGKIVGVIGIADTIKEGAREAIEELHKMGKKVGMITGDNRRTAEAIARQLNIDYVLAEVLPQDKANEVKKLQEKGEVVIFVGDGINDAPALAQADIGIAVSSGTDIAMESGDIVLIKNDLRDVVRAIKLSQKTLSKIKQNIFWAMFYNTILIPFAAGLAYVLFGITFRPEWAAGAMSLSSVSVVTNSLLLKKAKI
- a CDS encoding ABC transporter ATP-binding protein, which produces MPVIEVENVRKYYGEVRGVENLSFSVEEGEIYGFLGPNGAGKTTTVKILVKIIKDYEGEVRVFGKDLREWGKDYYQKIGVSFEFPAIYSKLTALENLEFFASFYKKHLDPMDVLKMVGLDKEADQLVGNLSKGMKKKLDLARAFLPDPEILFLDEPLEGLDPGSARKIKDMLLEMRENGKTIFLTTHNMYVADELCDRVAFIVDGAVRLVDSPKELKVKMGKRVVKVEYAASGNVEVREFPLEGLGQNEEFLEILRNHEVRRINTEEPTLEEIFLKVTGRRLV
- a CDS encoding Lrp/AsnC family transcriptional regulator, encoding MTKLDELDLKLIYLLMDNSRLSISELAERLSVSRPTVKTRLEKLEKEGIIQRYTIKLNPELQRAHNVVALIIKTDEPEKLQEFEEIIE